A region of uncultured Draconibacterium sp. DNA encodes the following proteins:
- the rlmD gene encoding 23S rRNA (uracil(1939)-C(5))-methyltransferase RlmD, with product MGRRKRKKPFYENVKIEDIGAEGKAVARVGDVVVFTKLAIPGDVVDMQVTKKRKRYQEAVVKEFKAYSEDRTEAFCEHFGVCGGCKWQILPYEKQLFYKQKQVQDQLSRIGKVEMPQMLPILGSEKNTFYRNKMEFTFSNKRWLSFEEVQSDEEIKDPNALGFHIPGLFDKVVNIDKCWLQDDPSNQIRNFIYNYALKEKLSFFDIREQEGFLRTLIIRTTSTGEVMVIVSFFYEDEPAREQLLDAVKNEFPGITSLMYVINTKGNDTITDQEIKVFSGRDYVLEQMEGLQFKIGPKSFYQTNSEQAYELYKVARNFAELEGDETVYDLYTGTGTIANFVAKKAKKVVGIEYVPEAIEDAKLNSELNHIENTKFFAGDMKDVLNETFISEHGKPEVVITDPPRAGMHADVIETILKMEPHKIVYVSCNPATQARDLAMLDSLYQIEKIQPVDMFPHTHHVENVVLLRKRLD from the coding sequence GTGGGAAGAAGAAAAAGAAAAAAGCCGTTTTACGAGAATGTAAAAATTGAAGATATTGGTGCAGAAGGAAAAGCCGTTGCACGTGTTGGCGATGTAGTTGTTTTTACCAAGCTGGCCATTCCCGGCGATGTGGTTGACATGCAGGTAACCAAGAAAAGAAAACGTTACCAGGAAGCGGTTGTAAAAGAGTTTAAAGCATACAGCGAAGACAGAACTGAAGCTTTCTGCGAACATTTTGGCGTATGCGGCGGATGCAAGTGGCAAATTCTGCCTTACGAAAAGCAATTGTTCTACAAACAAAAGCAGGTACAGGACCAGCTATCCAGAATTGGAAAAGTGGAAATGCCTCAAATGCTGCCAATTCTGGGGTCAGAAAAAAACACATTCTACCGAAATAAAATGGAATTCACTTTCTCGAACAAACGCTGGTTGAGTTTCGAGGAGGTTCAGAGCGATGAGGAAATAAAAGATCCGAATGCTCTCGGTTTTCACATTCCTGGCTTGTTCGATAAAGTGGTGAATATCGATAAATGCTGGCTACAGGACGATCCCTCGAACCAAATTCGCAACTTTATTTACAATTATGCTTTAAAAGAAAAATTATCTTTCTTCGATATTCGCGAACAGGAAGGATTCTTAAGAACGCTGATAATCAGAACCACTTCGACAGGTGAGGTGATGGTTATTGTAAGTTTCTTTTACGAAGATGAACCGGCACGCGAACAGTTGTTAGACGCCGTGAAGAACGAGTTTCCGGGGATAACTTCGTTGATGTATGTTATTAATACAAAGGGAAACGATACGATAACCGATCAGGAGATAAAAGTATTCTCAGGGCGCGATTATGTGCTGGAACAAATGGAGGGATTACAATTTAAGATTGGTCCAAAGAGCTTTTATCAAACCAACTCTGAACAGGCTTACGAGTTATACAAGGTAGCCCGTAATTTTGCGGAACTTGAAGGAGATGAGACTGTTTACGACCTGTATACAGGAACCGGCACGATCGCTAATTTTGTGGCAAAAAAGGCGAAAAAAGTTGTGGGAATTGAGTATGTGCCCGAAGCTATTGAGGACGCTAAATTAAATTCGGAACTTAACCATATCGAAAATACAAAGTTTTTTGCCGGCGATATGAAAGATGTTCTTAACGAAACTTTTATAAGTGAACACGGCAAGCCAGAAGTGGTAATTACCGATCCGCCAAGAGCCGGAATGCATGCCGATGTAATTGAAACCATTTTAAAAATGGAGCCGCATAAAATTGTTTATGTTAGTTGTAATCCTGCCACCCAGGCACGCGACCTTGCAATGCTCGATTCGTTGTACCAAATTGAGAAAATTCAGCCCGTTGATATGTTTCCTCATACACATCATGTGGAAAATGTAGTTCTGCTCAGAAAAAGGCTTGATTAA
- a CDS encoding DUF5060 domain-containing protein: MIQLKQILAALVVFCALVTNAQETWSEIPKIEIYQCFELSMQEEKEYKDPFRDVELMVELTSPEGRKLTHYGFYDGNETWKVGFSPDERG; this comes from the coding sequence ATGATACAGTTGAAGCAGATTTTAGCAGCGCTGGTTGTTTTTTGTGCGCTTGTCACAAATGCTCAGGAAACCTGGAGCGAGATTCCGAAAATTGAAATATACCAATGTTTTGAGTTAAGTATGCAAGAGGAAAAGGAGTATAAAGATCCTTTTCGCGATGTAGAATTAATGGTGGAATTGACCAGTCCCGAAGGACGGAAGCTTACTCACTACGGTTTTTATGATGGAAATGAAACCTGGAAAGTTGGATTCAGCCCGGATGAGCGAGGATAG
- a CDS encoding trehalase family glycosidase encodes MGWFENARKAEGEGFFYNDILIKRWESGIDEGIRFDETSYGSWACIDATSHVYLMYKTAIEWSKALGLDSSLFEKRESQLKSFIQNDLYDDESGLFFDSWAIKDTTFRTLAFETLFPLIVGVATKDQAN; translated from the coding sequence ATCGGCTGGTTTGAAAATGCCAGAAAAGCAGAGGGCGAAGGCTTTTTTTACAATGATATTTTAATCAAACGCTGGGAAAGTGGAATTGATGAAGGAATTCGCTTTGACGAAACAAGCTATGGCAGTTGGGCCTGTATTGATGCAACTAGCCACGTTTATTTGATGTACAAAACAGCTATTGAATGGTCAAAAGCGCTGGGACTTGATTCCAGTCTGTTTGAAAAACGTGAAAGTCAGCTAAAGTCATTTATCCAGAATGATCTGTATGATGATGAGTCGGGTTTGTTTTTCGATAGTTGGGCAATAAAGGATACTACTTTTCGCACGCTGGCTTTTGAAACGCTTTTTCCGCTTATCGTTGGGGTGGCAACTAAAGACCAGGCAAATTGA
- a CDS encoding alpha-glucuronidase family glycosyl hydrolase: protein MVRLTGKLSLLNLFLACFGAILFSAYPLSAKEIQIFADENEAHIQFAVSEISKVLQKNEFLVEHNPLQLWDETVTESVQIVMGLSSEEKIKNYLVNKNCSPDSLQDEGFMIRVSNEKNLQIVVVAKDYAGLMYGGFELAEIISGGGMESVKDQFQNPYKAMRGVKFNIPLDVRTPSYTDVSDAAQHNITEMWNFDFWKEYIDSLAKFRYNYISLWSLHPFPSVIKVSDYPDIALDDVHRSTVDWKENYNLNGIGFDSPEIVNNYEVLKRMTIDEKIDFWQRVMRYGKERNVDFYLVTWNIFTNGTFGKYGITDELENPVTKDYFRKSVKQLFLSYPDLAGVGLTTGENMYRYSTKQKEDWAFDTYGQAVLDVVKEQPDRKITFIHRQHQTGALDIADKFAPLINHPNINFIFSYKYAKAHVYSSTKQVYHQDFVEEISRDKNLKTIWTLRNDDVFHFRWGAPDFVREFIKNIPYDVSKGYYYGSDQYIWGREFLSKTPERPRQTEIAKHWYHWMLWGRLGYNPEMKNEQILDILQSHFPETDASILFNAWQNASMIYPLTTGFHWGSLDFQWYIESGHSRPAPAETPSGYHDINRFISLPPHKGTNYMSIPEYVDFVENKKSSTRITPVELAGEINEYADKALSGVETFKGEIGKELRQTLEDIQSISYLGKYYAYKILAATNLALFRATLDVDYREKMLQALNQSAGYWRYYASLSLSNYQNPLWTNRVGYVDWRKTYDYVLYDITANGGKPEIASMNTTKGGTILEAEKSDFHYSTVSNVVSGFTGSGYLDYRSGDAKQDIEWTVDAPSEGMYALEFRYSLKRQEDFVCPVVINGKEVGEITFWMTGSTGCWCWDRISVRLPNGKNTIKISPEGFVMLDHLNVLKE, encoded by the coding sequence ATGGTAAGATTGACAGGAAAATTATCTCTACTAAACTTATTTCTGGCGTGCTTTGGAGCGATCTTGTTTTCAGCATATCCGCTTTCAGCAAAAGAAATTCAGATTTTTGCTGATGAAAACGAAGCTCATATTCAGTTTGCTGTATCAGAAATTAGCAAGGTGCTGCAAAAAAATGAATTTCTTGTTGAGCATAACCCGCTACAGTTATGGGATGAAACAGTTACGGAATCAGTCCAAATTGTAATGGGACTTTCGAGTGAAGAGAAAATCAAAAATTATCTTGTCAACAAAAATTGCAGCCCTGATTCATTGCAAGATGAAGGTTTTATGATCCGGGTTTCCAACGAAAAGAATTTACAAATCGTTGTTGTTGCAAAGGATTATGCAGGCTTAATGTACGGTGGTTTTGAGCTGGCTGAAATCATTAGCGGCGGTGGTATGGAAAGCGTGAAAGATCAGTTTCAAAATCCATACAAGGCCATGCGGGGAGTTAAATTTAACATTCCGCTGGATGTTCGAACGCCTAGTTATACCGATGTTTCCGATGCAGCCCAGCATAACATCACCGAGATGTGGAACTTCGACTTCTGGAAGGAATACATTGACAGCCTTGCTAAATTTCGGTACAACTATATCTCCCTTTGGAGTTTGCATCCGTTTCCATCCGTGATAAAAGTTTCTGATTACCCGGATATAGCGTTGGATGATGTGCATCGTTCGACCGTGGATTGGAAAGAGAATTACAACCTGAATGGAATTGGATTTGATTCGCCTGAAATTGTAAATAATTACGAAGTGCTAAAAAGAATGACCATTGATGAGAAAATCGACTTTTGGCAGCGGGTAATGAGATATGGGAAAGAGCGAAATGTTGATTTTTACCTGGTTACCTGGAATATTTTTACGAACGGAACCTTTGGGAAATATGGAATAACGGACGAATTGGAAAATCCGGTTACAAAAGACTATTTCCGAAAAAGTGTGAAGCAATTGTTTCTGTCTTATCCTGATTTGGCGGGAGTTGGATTAACAACCGGTGAAAACATGTACCGCTACTCAACCAAACAAAAAGAAGACTGGGCTTTTGATACCTATGGGCAGGCAGTTTTGGATGTCGTGAAGGAACAGCCGGATCGAAAAATTACCTTTATCCATCGTCAGCACCAAACTGGAGCATTGGATATTGCCGATAAATTTGCTCCGTTGATTAATCATCCAAACATTAATTTCATCTTTAGCTATAAGTACGCGAAGGCGCATGTTTACAGTTCTACAAAGCAGGTTTACCATCAGGATTTTGTTGAGGAAATTAGCCGAGATAAGAACCTAAAAACTATCTGGACCTTGCGAAATGATGACGTTTTCCATTTTCGATGGGGAGCGCCCGATTTCGTGCGGGAATTCATCAAAAATATTCCTTATGATGTTTCTAAAGGATACTACTATGGATCAGATCAGTACATTTGGGGAAGGGAGTTTTTGAGTAAAACGCCAGAAAGGCCGAGACAAACAGAGATTGCCAAGCACTGGTATCATTGGATGTTGTGGGGAAGGTTGGGGTACAACCCCGAAATGAAAAACGAACAGATTTTGGATATCTTGCAATCGCATTTCCCGGAAACGGATGCTTCAATACTTTTTAATGCCTGGCAAAATGCCTCCATGATTTACCCGTTAACAACCGGTTTCCATTGGGGATCGCTGGACTTTCAGTGGTACATCGAATCCGGCCATTCCCGTCCAGCCCCAGCAGAAACACCGTCGGGTTATCACGATATAAATCGGTTTATCTCACTGCCCCCACACAAGGGGACGAATTATATGTCCATTCCCGAGTATGTTGATTTTGTTGAAAATAAGAAATCAAGTACACGAATAACACCAGTCGAACTTGCCGGAGAAATTAACGAATATGCAGATAAAGCCTTAAGCGGTGTCGAAACTTTTAAGGGAGAAATTGGAAAGGAGCTGAGACAAACACTTGAAGACATTCAGTCAATATCATATTTAGGAAAATACTATGCCTATAAAATTTTAGCTGCTACCAATCTGGCACTTTTCCGAGCAACTCTGGACGTTGACTATCGTGAAAAGATGTTGCAGGCTTTGAACCAATCAGCAGGTTACTGGAGATATTATGCTTCGTTATCACTATCCAATTATCAAAATCCGCTTTGGACAAACCGGGTTGGCTATGTCGACTGGCGCAAAACGTATGATTACGTTCTTTATGATATTACAGCAAATGGTGGAAAACCTGAAATCGCATCCATGAATACAACAAAAGGAGGGACTATCTTGGAAGCAGAAAAATCTGATTTTCATTACTCCACGGTTAGCAATGTCGTTTCTGGGTTCACGGGTTCCGGATATCTGGATTATCGGTCTGGGGATGCGAAGCAAGACATTGAATGGACCGTTGATGCTCCTTCTGAAGGAATGTACGCGTTGGAATTCAGGTATAGTCTAAAACGACAGGAAGATTTTGTTTGTCCGGTAGTGATTAATGGGAAGGAAGTAGGAGAAATTACGTTTTGGATGACCGGCTCAACTGGGTGCTGGTGTTGGGATCGAATTTCCGTTCGTCTCCCCAATGGAAAAAATACAATCAAGATTTCGCCAGAGGGCTTTGTGATGCTGGATCACCTCAATGTTTTGAAAGAATAA